In a genomic window of Acidimicrobiia bacterium:
- a CDS encoding nucleoside-diphosphate sugar epimerase/dehydratase: protein MPRYLTRSLQVALDLVALSAALWCGFLFRFETQIPAFWARVGLVNWPYVLAVEYTVLWAFGVPRFSWRYVSLRESWRIAFAVLVATGVLVALRFVVQGHEGPWQITGLPLGVLGSNLFLAFVGLVGVRASRRVYGEVSERRLRDGGRAKKRVLLIGAGQAGVLVARELVARPDLELTPVGFLDDNPLKANTQINGLPVLGTTDRVAEIAARKRVDRVLITIANASGPDIRRITLACHAAGLGTKIIPGIHEIVGDRVNLSRIREVAIEDLLGREPVELDAAIVSSAIGEQVVMVTGAGGSIGSELCRQVCHYAPRRLVLVERFENALFEIHRELAAAFPGVLIEPKIADVTDVARMDQLFIEQRPSFVFHAAAHKHVPMMEANPGEAVKNNVGGTRVVADLSDKYGVSRFVLVSTDKAVNPSSVMGATKRVAEIYTQALGQRSKTRFVTVRFGNVLGSNGSVIPIFKEQIAKGGPVTVTHPEMQRYFMTIPEASQLVLQAGAMGQGGEIFILDMGEPVRIVDLARDLITLSGLRPDDDIAIEFAGVRPGEKLFEELSTDVEHADKTKHPKIFIGRIPADPLPSAVRSIDDLLATEATPDGVRRALLAIVPEYTGAPGMAKPAPAARRTSTDVGDGTGPRPVVAAN from the coding sequence ATGCCTCGCTATCTGACCAGAAGCCTGCAGGTTGCACTGGATCTGGTCGCGTTGTCGGCGGCGTTGTGGTGTGGGTTTCTGTTCCGGTTCGAAACCCAGATCCCTGCCTTCTGGGCACGGGTCGGGCTGGTGAACTGGCCCTACGTTCTTGCCGTCGAGTACACGGTGTTATGGGCGTTTGGTGTGCCGCGGTTCTCGTGGCGATACGTCAGTCTGCGAGAGAGCTGGCGCATCGCGTTTGCGGTGCTCGTGGCTACCGGAGTCCTCGTCGCCCTGCGGTTCGTCGTCCAGGGACACGAGGGGCCATGGCAGATCACCGGCTTGCCACTCGGCGTGCTCGGATCGAACCTGTTCCTCGCGTTCGTTGGACTCGTCGGTGTGCGCGCCTCGCGCCGGGTCTATGGCGAGGTCTCGGAGCGTCGGCTTCGCGACGGTGGACGCGCGAAGAAGCGCGTGCTCCTCATCGGGGCCGGGCAGGCCGGTGTGCTCGTCGCGCGCGAGCTCGTCGCCCGGCCGGATCTCGAGCTGACGCCGGTCGGATTCCTCGACGACAATCCGCTCAAGGCCAACACCCAGATCAACGGTTTGCCGGTGCTCGGGACGACGGACCGGGTGGCCGAGATCGCCGCGCGCAAGCGCGTCGACCGGGTCCTGATCACCATCGCGAATGCATCGGGGCCGGACATCCGGCGCATCACGCTCGCGTGCCACGCCGCCGGACTCGGCACCAAGATCATCCCGGGCATCCACGAAATCGTCGGGGATCGCGTGAACTTGTCGCGGATCCGCGAGGTCGCTATCGAAGATCTACTGGGTCGAGAGCCGGTGGAGCTCGACGCCGCGATCGTGTCGTCCGCGATCGGCGAGCAGGTCGTGATGGTGACTGGAGCCGGCGGCAGCATCGGCTCCGAGCTGTGCCGGCAGGTGTGTCACTACGCTCCGCGCCGGCTCGTGCTCGTCGAGCGGTTCGAGAACGCCCTGTTCGAGATCCATCGCGAGCTTGCCGCCGCGTTTCCTGGAGTCCTTATTGAGCCGAAGATCGCCGATGTCACTGACGTTGCCCGCATGGATCAATTGTTCATCGAGCAGCGACCGTCGTTCGTGTTCCACGCCGCGGCTCACAAGCACGTACCGATGATGGAGGCCAATCCGGGCGAGGCGGTGAAGAACAACGTCGGTGGCACGCGTGTCGTCGCAGATCTGTCCGACAAGTACGGCGTGTCGCGGTTCGTGCTCGTGTCGACGGACAAGGCCGTGAACCCGAGCTCTGTCATGGGAGCGACGAAGCGCGTCGCCGAGATCTACACCCAGGCGCTCGGTCAGCGGAGCAAGACGCGGTTCGTGACGGTCCGATTCGGCAACGTGCTGGGCTCGAACGGCAGCGTGATCCCGATCTTCAAGGAGCAGATCGCGAAGGGTGGCCCTGTCACGGTCACGCACCCCGAGATGCAGCGTTACTTCATGACGATCCCCGAGGCCAGTCAGCTCGTGTTGCAGGCTGGGGCGATGGGGCAGGGTGGAGAGATCTTCATCCTGGATATGGGCGAGCCGGTGCGGATCGTCGATCTGGCACGCGACCTCATCACGCTGTCTGGTCTCCGGCCCGATGACGACATCGCCATCGAGTTCGCTGGCGTTCGCCCCGGTGAGAAGCTGTTCGAGGAGCTGTCGACGGACGTCGAGCACGCCGACAAGACCAAACATCCCAAGATCTTCATCGGGCGCATCCCCGCGGACCCGCTGCCCTCGGCGGTGCGCAGCATCGACGACCTGCTCGCGACCGAGGCCACGCCGGACGGCGTGCGCCGGGCGCTGCTGGCGATCGTGCCGGAGTACACGGGAGCTCCGGGAATGGCGAAGCCCGCTCCTGCCGCGCGGCGGACCTCGACCGACGTCGGCGATGGGACGGGACCTCGCCCCGTCGTGGCCGCGAACTGA
- a CDS encoding thrombospondin type 3 repeat-containing protein has translation MTGLKWMAFAGCVVGASAGACGTEDNITGIDDSPSADTADVAVTPDVAVTPDVAPGSGSAYSALSDQTTGGTQGFFIFSPLGTTTDTTTFTGTFFNFATSRLKGHVVHLASCTTSGPAEDPATFSQFLPVSVAIAGAKFEVTKNIKQIGTGLVTGECYRVKFELDGFSMGFTDMQITAGAVTLPFHRMTPGSNLQIKFRTETSLNADTDGDGVPDWRDNCPTVANPDQADSNHDGVGDACTAPDSDGDGVPDNVDNCPTVANANQADGDGDGVGDACDNCPTVANANQADGDGDGVGDACDACPTDPFKQGSGGCGCNAIDIDSNGDGIVDGCTTAAQRCGP, from the coding sequence ATGACGGGACTGAAGTGGATGGCGTTCGCAGGTTGTGTGGTGGGTGCGAGCGCAGGCGCGTGCGGCACCGAAGATAACATCACCGGCATCGACGACTCGCCGAGTGCGGACACCGCGGATGTCGCGGTCACGCCGGATGTCGCGGTCACGCCGGATGTTGCGCCGGGCTCGGGCTCGGCATATTCGGCGCTGAGCGATCAGACGACCGGTGGAACGCAGGGCTTCTTCATCTTCTCTCCTCTCGGCACGACGACGGACACGACGACGTTCACGGGCACGTTCTTCAACTTCGCCACGAGCCGTCTCAAGGGGCACGTCGTGCACCTCGCGTCGTGCACCACGTCGGGACCGGCCGAGGACCCAGCGACGTTCAGCCAGTTCCTGCCGGTGTCGGTCGCGATCGCTGGCGCCAAGTTCGAGGTCACGAAGAACATCAAGCAAATCGGAACCGGCCTCGTGACCGGCGAGTGCTACCGCGTCAAGTTCGAGCTCGACGGGTTCTCGATGGGCTTCACGGACATGCAGATCACGGCCGGTGCGGTGACCCTGCCGTTCCACCGGATGACACCGGGTAGCAACCTCCAGATCAAGTTCCGCACAGAGACCTCTCTCAACGCCGACACCGATGGTGATGGCGTCCCGGACTGGCGAGACAACTGCCCGACGGTGGCGAATCCCGATCAGGCGGATTCGAACCACGACGGAGTGGGCGACGCCTGCACCGCTCCTGACAGCGACGGCGACGGCGTGCCGGACAACGTCGACAACTGTCCGACCGTCGCGAACGCGAACCAGGCCGATGGCGACGGCGACGGTGTGGGCGACGCATGCGACAACTGCCCGACGGTCGCGAACGCGAACCAAGCCGACGGGGATGGGGATGGCGTGGGCGACGCTTGCGATGCCTGCCCGACGGACCCGTTCAAGCAAGGCAGCGGTGGGTGTGGGTGCAACGCGATCGACATCGACTCCAACGGCGATGGCATCGTCGACGGCTGTACGACAGCAGCTCAGCGCTGCGGCCCCTGA
- a CDS encoding sulfite exporter TauE/SafE family protein, with product MIGLPLLLGLVSLAAALITGALGYGYSSITVPIALLAISSKRLNPALVIVETMVNGYAAIMYRRSIRAIWPHVAPVVIGVIPGVVAGALLLASLPVGTIKLVCYSALLPLILIQAAGLRIAIRHTRAVGVPFGVAVGVLYSMTTISGPPLALFFNNQGLAKEDFKVALALTRTIESVLTLAAYAWLGLLTWDAAELTGYLVPGVLIGMPLGHALIRRFAPEIFRRVCMSFDAWLVGFGLSRLVDDAIALPPGVSYVVLAVTIVVDAMLLRSFFRQRAAASSNPSRTRPAVSTSIQRR from the coding sequence GTGATCGGCCTGCCGCTGCTGCTCGGGCTGGTGAGCCTCGCGGCGGCGCTGATCACCGGCGCGCTCGGCTACGGCTACTCGTCGATCACCGTCCCGATCGCGCTGCTGGCGATCAGCAGCAAGCGGCTCAACCCCGCGCTGGTCATCGTCGAGACGATGGTGAACGGCTACGCGGCGATCATGTATCGGAGGTCGATCCGCGCGATCTGGCCGCACGTCGCGCCAGTCGTCATCGGGGTCATCCCGGGGGTGGTCGCGGGCGCGCTACTGCTCGCGTCTCTGCCGGTCGGGACCATCAAGCTCGTCTGCTACTCGGCCCTGCTCCCGCTGATCCTGATCCAGGCGGCGGGCCTGCGCATCGCGATCCGCCACACGCGCGCGGTCGGCGTGCCGTTCGGCGTCGCGGTCGGCGTGCTGTACTCGATGACGACCATCTCCGGTCCGCCGCTCGCGCTGTTCTTCAATAACCAGGGCCTCGCGAAGGAGGACTTCAAGGTTGCGCTCGCGCTGACGCGCACGATCGAGTCCGTGCTGACGCTCGCTGCCTATGCATGGCTTGGCCTGTTGACCTGGGACGCCGCCGAGCTCACCGGCTACCTCGTCCCGGGTGTGCTGATCGGCATGCCGCTCGGCCACGCGTTGATCCGCCGGTTTGCTCCCGAGATCTTTCGCCGCGTCTGCATGAGCTTCGACGCCTGGCTGGTCGGCTTCGGCCTGTCGCGCCTGGTCGACGACGCGATCGCGTTGCCGCCGGGAGTCAGCTACGTCGTTCTTGCGGTGACGATCGTCGTCGACGCAATGTTGCTTCGCAGTTTCTTCCGCCAGCGCGCGGCCGCATCGAGCAACCCCAGTCGTACCCGACCCGCAGTTTCAACTTCGATCCAACGCCGATAG